The Candidatus Eisenbacteria bacterium genomic interval CGGCAGGTCGTCTCGGCGGCGACCGACGACTTGATCCGGATGAAGGAGACCGAGGGGGCCGCCCTCAAGCGCGACCTCGAGGCACGGGTCGAGGGAATCCGGAGTCGCGTTTCCAAGATCCGCGAGCGCGCGCCGCAAAAGGTGCGCGAGACGGCGGAGAAGCTCCGCGAGCGGGTCCGGGTCCTTCTCGACGGAGGAGATCTTCCGGAAGAGCGGATCGCGCAGGAAGTCGCGCTCCTCTCCGACCGCCTCGACTCGACGGAGGAGTGCGTACGGCTCGAGGCCCACTGCGATCACTTTCGCAAGTTCCTCGAGGAGGAATCGACGCCCGGGAGGAAGCTCAACTTCCTTCTGCAAGAGATGAACCGCGAGATCAATACGATCGGCTCCAAGGCCAACGACGTGTCGATCGTGGAGCAGGTGGTCGAAGTCAAAGAAGAACTTGAGCGGATCCGCGAGCAAGTCCAGAACATCGAGTGATCCCGGTCTGATCGGCACCGAGTACCGGCGCTTCGTCGTCGTGATCTCGGGCCCGTCGGGCGCGGGGAAGAGCTCCTTCGTGAAGGAGCTGCTCCGGCGCTATCCGTCGGACCTCGTCTACTCGGTGTCGGCGACCACGCGGACGCGACGGCCCCACGAAGAGGAGGGTCGCGACTACTTCTATCTCTCGCGGGACGAGTTTCGCCGCAGGGTCGATGCCAACGAGTTCGTGGAGTGGGCCGAGGTGCACGGGGAGTGGTACGGCACGCTTCGGAGCCAGACCGAGCGGATCTTGGCGTCCGGGAGGAACGTGCTCCTCGACATCGATGTGCAGGGCGGCCGGTCCGTGCGGAAAATATACCCGAACGGAGTGTTCATCTTCGTCCTGCCGCCGTCGCTGGCGGACCTGGAGGAGCGGCTGCGGGCGAGGGGGACCGACAGCGAGGAGCGAATTCGCCTGAGGCTGGAGAACGCGCGCCGCGAGGTCGAGCTGATACGCGAGTACGACTACG includes:
- a CDS encoding YicC family protein, which codes for MMVRSMTGYGRGEAVVDGLRLAAEVRSVNHRFTELSARLPRELAAYEAEARKIIQDRTNRGKISLVVNWGTDGEEGREPTGKLTLDERVADRYFELLQSVKKKYKLSGDVDLGTFASLPSVFVWEGEGRDPDFYLGLLRQVVSAATDDLIRMKETEGAALKRDLEARVEGIRSRVSKIRERAPQKVRETAEKLRERVRVLLDGGDLPEERIAQEVALLSDRLDSTEECVRLEAHCDHFRKFLEEESTPGRKLNFLLQEMNREINTIGSKANDVSIVEQVVEVKEELERIREQVQNIE
- a CDS encoding guanylate kinase — translated: MGTEYRRFVVVISGPSGAGKSSFVKELLRRYPSDLVYSVSATTRTRRPHEEEGRDYFYLSRDEFRRRVDANEFVEWAEVHGEWYGTLRSQTERILASGRNVLLDIDVQGGRSVRKIYPNGVFIFVLPPSLADLEERLRARGTDSEERIRLRLENARREVELIREYDYAVVNDDLEAATRKVAAIIEAEACRASRRVS